Proteins encoded by one window of Conger conger chromosome 1, fConCon1.1, whole genome shotgun sequence:
- the si:ch211-269k10.4 gene encoding uncharacterized protein si:ch211-269k10.4, translated as MACASTSMGDIIQQEEEETGTGEPLLWQYCASELVPAKKLPLQNLLQKQPMALGAVQMVAGITSFGLGVTLAATSTLSLAVLFRVPIFTGLLFFICGLLCFLLHRFTRLVPICFAVNIGCLSVAGVGIVLLTIDLSSEDITSYGRPKPGAIKVLILCVTVLNTFISALLVFWLNCEMRSMHKSKEMTHNC; from the exons ATGGCCTGTGCCAGTACTTCCATGGGTGACATCATTcaacaagaggaagaggagactgGGACAGGCGAACCATTGCTTTGGCAGTACTGTGCCAGTGAGCTGGTACCTGCAAAGAAACTCCCCCTGCAAAACCTGCTTCAGAAACAGCCAATGGCCTTGGGG GCTGTCCAAATGGTGGCTGGGATCACAAGTTTTGGACTTGGCGTTACCCTGGCGGCAACGTCAACACTTTCTCTGGCTGTCCTATTCCGAGTTCCAATCTTTACAGGTCTTCTG TTTTTCATCTGCGGATTGTTGTGTTTCCTACTACACAGATTTACCAGACTGGTGCCC ATTTGCTTTGCGGTAAACATCGGATGTTTGAGCGTCGCAGGAGTTGGAATCGTTCTATTGACCATTGACTTGTCTTCAGAGGACATCACTTCGTATGGTAGGCCTAAG CCTGGAGCGATAAAGGTTCTCatcctgtgtgtgacagtgctgaacacatttatttctgCTTTACTTGTGTTCTGGCTGAATTGTGAAATGCGCAGCATGCACAAAAGCAAGGAAATGACCCACAACTGCTGA
- the LOC133111160 gene encoding uncharacterized protein LOC133111160: MVYTFKSDDHMVITIPISSIRKGKEEQLLPQNFHCVFKDAYKVFLKGNPKALGTAQLITGMLIISMGLLDFHNSLLYTLPSFLFIISGMLSYAAGHSPNMCVTKLSFSLNIMSLCLATATLSVAVVLLVNARNLQEGFHTIKAIQGMTAVLISLELGVAMTLIYFESKAVCRAHFNILPVVNLKLEA, from the exons ATGGTCTACACATTCAAGTCAGATGATCACATGGTCATAACTATACCCATCTCCAGCATCAGAAAGGGGAAAGAGGAACAGCTGCTGCCACAgaactttcactgtgttttcaAAGACGCGTACAAAGTCTTTCTCAAAGGAAACCCAAAGGCGTTAGGG ACGGCACAGCTCATCACTGGTATGCTGATTATCAGCATGGGGTTGCTGGACTTTCATAACAGTTTGCTGTATACCCTTCCCAGTTTTCTG TTCATAATTTCAGGAATGCTGTCATATGCTGCAGGACACTCTCCAAATATGTGTGTG ACAAAACTATCATTTTCACTCAACATCATGAGCCTTTGCTTGGCCACAGCAACCCTGTCAGTTGCTGTAGTACTCCTGGTGAATGCCAGAAATCTACAAGAG GGTTTTCATACAATAAAGGCAATACAAGGCATGACTGCTGTCCTTATTTCCCTGGAGCTGGGGGTTGCAATGACTCTGATCTATTTTGAGAGCAAAGCAGTGTGCCGGGCCCATTTCAACATTCTG cCTGTGGTCAACCTGAAGCTTGAGGCCTGA